A DNA window from Luteolibacter luteus contains the following coding sequences:
- a CDS encoding DUF5362 family protein codes for MDNPYQPSIHGGAPPPLSASSATSIGVVQGLAATKPWVRFCAILGFIMTGVMALFGVIMMVGMTFAGMSKAGASEMGMLVVLGAIYLLLAAIYLVPTLRLWKYGTAIMHLMMSGSVTDLDKALEHHRSFWKFVGILMILGTIVSILGFLGGLLAGLATAGGPSTP; via the coding sequence ATGGACAATCCTTATCAACCCAGTATTCATGGAGGAGCCCCGCCCCCTCTCTCCGCGAGCAGCGCCACCTCCATCGGAGTGGTCCAAGGCCTGGCTGCCACCAAGCCGTGGGTGAGGTTCTGCGCGATCCTGGGATTCATCATGACAGGAGTGATGGCCCTCTTCGGAGTGATCATGATGGTAGGGATGACCTTCGCAGGCATGTCCAAGGCCGGCGCGTCCGAGATGGGCATGCTGGTGGTCCTCGGTGCTATCTATCTTCTCTTGGCGGCCATCTACCTCGTTCCAACGCTCCGGCTGTGGAAGTATGGCACGGCGATCATGCACCTGATGATGAGCGGCTCGGTCACGGACTTGGACAAGGCTCTCGAACACCACCGCTCCTTCTGGAAATTCGTAGGCATCCTCATGATTCTGGGGACGATCGTGTCGATCCTAGGATTTCTGGGTGGCTTGTTGGCAGGCCTAGCCACGGCGGGCGGTCCGAGCACGCCCTGA
- a CDS encoding zinc metallopeptidase, translating to MIFENLLLLAQHAQPQGQGGGIGIGYWLIIGATTLASMLISGRLKSRFNEYSQLPIRMTGAQVAEAMLRQNGINDVQVISVPGQLTDHYDPIKKTVNLSEPVYHVNSVAAAAVAAHECGHALQHQQAYAWLSFRSKMVPAVQFASHLQQFIMMAAMVGLFMFKSPLMLWVLVAVFAVTALFAVVTLPVEFDASKRAMVWLERSGIANQMEHDRAKNALFWAAMTYVAAAVGAVGQMVYWLMMALGNRRSE from the coding sequence ATGATTTTCGAAAATCTCCTCCTACTTGCACAACATGCCCAACCCCAAGGGCAGGGTGGGGGTATCGGGATCGGCTACTGGCTGATCATCGGTGCCACAACGCTAGCGAGCATGCTCATCAGCGGGAGATTGAAGTCCCGTTTCAACGAGTATTCCCAGCTTCCGATCCGGATGACCGGTGCTCAGGTGGCGGAGGCGATGCTACGCCAGAACGGCATCAACGACGTCCAGGTGATCAGCGTCCCCGGACAACTTACCGACCACTACGATCCGATCAAAAAGACCGTGAATCTCAGTGAGCCGGTTTATCACGTGAACTCCGTCGCCGCGGCTGCGGTGGCCGCTCACGAATGTGGTCACGCGCTCCAGCACCAGCAGGCTTACGCATGGCTGAGCTTCCGTTCGAAAATGGTGCCGGCCGTCCAGTTTGCCAGCCACCTCCAGCAGTTCATCATGATGGCCGCCATGGTGGGTCTTTTCATGTTCAAGAGCCCTCTGATGCTCTGGGTGCTGGTGGCAGTTTTCGCCGTCACCGCGCTCTTCGCCGTGGTCACCCTTCCTGTGGAGTTCGACGCCAGCAAGCGGGCGATGGTCTGGCTGGAGCGCAGCGGGATCGCGAACCAGATGGAACATGATCGCGCCAAGAACGCCCTTTTCTGGGCCGCCATGACCTACGTCGCGGCTGCCGTGGGTGCCGTGGGGCAGATGGTCTACTGGCTCATGATGGCGCTGGGCAACCGTCGGAGCGAGTAA
- a CDS encoding SDR family oxidoreductase, with protein sequence MKHVLITGCTRGLGLAMARSFVSRGWRVSGCGTNASAAEQLGKELGEKHRIMRCDVTSAADVAAFAADILAGPGAPDLLLNNAAVINRNSPLWEVSPEDFARVMDVNLNGVHLICRGFLPAMIARGTGVVVNFSSGWGRSTSAEVAPYCCSKWGIEGLTQALSQELPPGLAAVALNPGIIDTDMLRSTFGSSSSAYPDPAHWAIKVVPFLEKLGPQDNGAALTAPQ encoded by the coding sequence ATGAAGCATGTCCTGATCACCGGATGCACCCGCGGGCTCGGCTTGGCAATGGCACGATCTTTCGTTTCCCGCGGCTGGAGGGTTTCCGGATGCGGCACCAATGCCTCCGCGGCAGAGCAGCTGGGCAAGGAGCTGGGAGAAAAACACCGGATCATGCGCTGCGATGTCACCTCGGCCGCCGATGTGGCGGCCTTCGCAGCCGACATCCTCGCCGGTCCGGGGGCTCCGGACCTGTTGCTGAACAACGCCGCCGTGATCAACCGCAACTCGCCGCTGTGGGAAGTCTCCCCGGAAGACTTCGCCCGGGTGATGGACGTGAACCTGAATGGGGTGCACCTGATCTGCCGGGGCTTCCTGCCCGCGATGATCGCACGCGGGACGGGTGTGGTGGTGAATTTTTCCTCCGGTTGGGGGCGCTCAACCTCGGCCGAGGTCGCTCCTTACTGCTGCTCGAAATGGGGTATTGAAGGGCTGACGCAGGCGCTGTCGCAAGAACTCCCCCCCGGCTTGGCGGCAGTGGCGTTGAATCCGGGAATCATCGATACGGACATGCTGCGCAGCACCTTCGGGTCGTCTTCATCGGCGTATCCTGATCCGGCGCACTGGGCGATCAAGGTGGTGCCCTTTCTTGAAAAACTGGGACCGCAGGACAATGGGGCGGCTTTGACAGCACCGCAGTAA
- a CDS encoding ligase-associated DNA damage response DEXH box helicase, giving the protein MPASPLQPFFKQRGWKPFAFQKEVWSAYSAGKSGLLHAPTGQGKTLAVWLGPVAEAIKTPPAAGCAVIWLTPLRALAQDTLRALREPLEILAPQLQVEARTGDTSSYVRAKLRKALPFGLVTTPESLSLMLTHDDTRQKLSGLKAVIVDEWHELLGSKRGVQAELCLARLRTWFPDLKIWGLSATLGNLDQAREVLLGDLSANERAVTVSADLKKEIKIETIIPKEIDRFPWSGHIGTRLAPQVLEHLEKANTTLIFTNTRSQVEIWCQELLALKPEWSDQIAMHHGSLDPAERTKVEQGLREGSLRCVVCTSSLDLGVDFSPVDQVIQIGSPKGIARLLQRAGRSGHRPGKASRILGVPTFAMELVEFAAVRDAALIRHLESRRPLLKPLDVLVQHLVTCAIGEPFEPEAMRREISSTHAFRGITDIEWDWCLGFISSGGRALSTYPRYQKARLENGRYIVDDKRLIQLHRLSIGTITGDTHVTVRFASGQTLGTVEEGFISRLRPGSLLVFAGRKLELVRFHQKVATVRLATKDARGNIAVWGGSKMPLSTELAHATAARLRGEGKPAPEMKCIAPILTIQKRWSELPDDRILLVEHTRSREGEHLFVYPMAGRLVHEGIGSLMAYRLRLKDNVIVTQNDYGFCLTARRGLNLSEEIIRLNLSIDNLFEDLIACLNTAELARRQFREVARVAGLILPQLPGRKTRSHREIQASSRLLFEVLERYDPENLLLLQSQREIMEKQLEYSRLKISLEDIEQRPIHMIETKNLTPMAFPLWADRLSATLPAGDAATRLEQMLQDLNRAASK; this is encoded by the coding sequence ATGCCCGCTTCGCCCCTCCAGCCCTTCTTCAAGCAGCGCGGCTGGAAGCCCTTCGCTTTCCAAAAGGAGGTCTGGTCAGCCTACAGCGCGGGCAAATCCGGGCTCCTCCACGCCCCCACGGGCCAAGGAAAGACGCTGGCAGTATGGCTGGGGCCGGTGGCGGAGGCGATCAAGACCCCGCCCGCAGCCGGCTGCGCGGTGATCTGGCTGACCCCTTTGCGAGCCTTGGCCCAAGACACCCTGAGGGCGCTGCGCGAGCCGCTGGAAATCTTGGCCCCTCAGCTCCAGGTTGAAGCACGGACCGGTGACACCTCCTCCTATGTCCGGGCGAAACTGCGGAAGGCGCTACCCTTCGGCTTGGTCACGACGCCGGAGAGCCTGTCCCTGATGCTGACCCACGACGATACACGCCAAAAGCTGTCCGGCTTAAAGGCAGTCATCGTGGACGAGTGGCACGAACTGCTGGGCTCGAAGCGAGGAGTGCAGGCGGAGCTATGCCTGGCGCGGCTCCGGACATGGTTTCCGGATCTCAAAATCTGGGGACTCTCCGCCACGCTCGGTAATCTCGACCAAGCCCGGGAAGTGCTGTTGGGCGACCTATCCGCCAACGAGCGGGCGGTGACGGTATCCGCGGACCTGAAGAAGGAGATCAAAATCGAGACGATCATTCCGAAGGAAATCGACCGCTTCCCGTGGTCCGGACACATCGGAACACGACTGGCGCCGCAAGTGCTCGAGCATCTCGAGAAAGCTAACACCACGCTGATTTTCACCAATACCCGTTCCCAAGTGGAGATCTGGTGCCAAGAGCTGCTAGCTCTGAAACCGGAGTGGTCAGACCAGATCGCGATGCACCACGGCTCACTGGATCCCGCGGAGCGGACGAAGGTGGAGCAAGGGCTGCGAGAGGGCAGCCTGCGGTGCGTGGTCTGCACCTCCTCGCTGGACCTCGGAGTAGACTTTTCACCCGTGGACCAAGTGATTCAGATCGGCTCCCCCAAGGGGATCGCACGATTGCTCCAGCGGGCCGGACGATCCGGTCACCGGCCGGGAAAGGCATCCCGGATTCTGGGGGTGCCGACCTTCGCGATGGAGTTGGTGGAGTTCGCCGCAGTACGCGATGCCGCGCTTATCCGACATCTGGAATCACGACGGCCGCTGCTTAAACCTCTGGATGTCCTCGTCCAACACTTGGTGACTTGTGCAATCGGCGAGCCATTTGAGCCCGAGGCCATGCGGCGCGAGATAAGCTCGACCCACGCCTTCCGAGGAATTACGGATATCGAGTGGGATTGGTGCCTAGGGTTTATTTCCAGCGGAGGTCGAGCGTTATCCACTTATCCCCGATATCAGAAGGCCCGCTTGGAGAATGGGCGCTATATCGTCGACGACAAACGTTTGATTCAGCTACACCGACTTTCGATTGGAACCATCACCGGCGATACGCATGTGACTGTCCGTTTCGCGAGCGGACAGACCTTGGGTACGGTGGAAGAGGGATTTATCAGTCGTTTAAGACCGGGAAGCCTCCTTGTCTTTGCAGGAAGAAAACTAGAACTCGTCCGTTTTCATCAAAAGGTAGCGACCGTGCGGCTGGCGACCAAGGACGCGAGGGGGAACATTGCGGTGTGGGGGGGCAGCAAGATGCCTCTCTCCACCGAACTGGCCCATGCCACTGCGGCCCGCCTCCGCGGCGAGGGAAAACCGGCGCCGGAAATGAAGTGCATCGCCCCGATCCTGACGATCCAAAAACGGTGGTCCGAGCTCCCCGACGACCGGATCCTGCTCGTCGAGCATACCCGCTCACGAGAAGGTGAACATCTGTTTGTTTACCCGATGGCAGGACGATTGGTCCACGAAGGGATCGGCTCGTTGATGGCCTACCGTCTTCGTTTGAAAGACAATGTCATCGTTACCCAGAACGACTACGGATTCTGCCTGACGGCACGACGAGGGCTGAACCTGAGCGAGGAAATCATTCGCTTGAATCTATCGATTGATAATTTGTTTGAGGATCTTATCGCGTGTTTGAATACGGCCGAATTGGCGCGTCGGCAGTTCCGGGAGGTCGCCCGGGTAGCAGGTCTCATCCTGCCTCAGCTCCCCGGTCGGAAAACTCGTTCGCATCGGGAGATTCAAGCGAGTTCCCGTCTGCTGTTTGAAGTTCTGGAACGATACGATCCAGAGAATCTCCTGCTTCTCCAGTCTCAGCGTGAAATTATGGAGAAGCAACTTGAATACAGTCGTTTGAAGATCTCACTAGAAGACATCGAACAACGACCAATACATATGATTGAAACGAAAAATTTAACTCCGATGGCTTTCCCCTTGTGGGCGGATCGACTCTCGGCAACCTTGCCTGCTGGCGACGCCGCAACCCGCCTGGAACAAATGCTTCAAGACCTCAACCGTGCTGCTTCAAAATGA
- the pdeM gene encoding ligase-associated DNA damage response endonuclease PdeM, which translates to MNLEFQNQSIVLSGDGAVLLSDGTLVVADLHLGKASAFQAQGLAIPEGDSEADLKRLKALCTWHEATRLVINGDLFHSPAGLTPHIEQLLETFVNDMRIPIELTLGNHDRKILRIPPFLSPKDSASYGGFQIIHDPADATKGVPSVTAHWHPVVRIADGKRTNLRLPCFIVRGDMVILPSFGSFTGGQVIAPEKGDRFFVFPGEDVVEVPGELIR; encoded by the coding sequence ATGAACCTCGAATTTCAAAATCAATCAATTGTTTTAAGTGGAGATGGGGCTGTGCTCTTAAGCGATGGGACTCTCGTTGTAGCTGACCTTCACCTTGGAAAGGCCTCCGCGTTCCAAGCGCAAGGTCTCGCCATTCCGGAGGGTGACAGCGAGGCGGATCTGAAACGTTTGAAAGCTTTGTGCACGTGGCATGAAGCGACACGATTGGTGATCAATGGCGACCTCTTCCATTCCCCGGCAGGCCTCACGCCGCACATCGAACAACTGCTAGAAACATTTGTGAACGACATGCGGATCCCGATCGAATTGACCCTCGGGAATCACGATCGAAAGATTCTCAGAATCCCCCCTTTCCTCTCGCCGAAGGACTCCGCGAGCTATGGCGGGTTCCAGATCATCCACGACCCGGCGGACGCCACGAAGGGGGTTCCATCGGTAACCGCGCATTGGCACCCGGTGGTCCGGATCGCGGACGGCAAGCGTACCAATCTGCGCCTACCCTGCTTTATCGTCCGGGGAGACATGGTAATCCTGCCTTCGTTTGGAAGCTTTACCGGAGGACAGGTTATCGCTCCGGAAAAAGGCGATCGGTTCTTTGTCTTTCCCGGTGAGGATGTAGTGGAAGTGCCTGGTGAACTTATTCGCTAA